From a region of the Candidatus Thermoplasmatota archaeon genome:
- a CDS encoding type II toxin-antitoxin system VapC family toxin codes for MIVDASVLAKTFVEEEDSDDVRALILLLTAREKLLSPELVKYELGSVALKVSRGGRTPPFAEAIGLVDEVPFDPILLTRSIEVARSNGLSFYDGCYLALAEMEDCLLWTADGALLEKAPKSTVSTGTLLEAFAETGSE; via the coding sequence GTGATAGTCGACGCGAGCGTCCTGGCGAAGACATTCGTGGAGGAGGAGGACAGTGACGACGTGCGCGCCCTCATCCTGCTTCTGACGGCGAGGGAGAAGCTGCTCTCCCCGGAGCTGGTCAAGTACGAGCTGGGGAGCGTCGCGCTGAAGGTCTCGCGAGGGGGAAGGACGCCGCCCTTCGCGGAGGCGATCGGTCTGGTCGACGAGGTCCCCTTTGACCCGATCCTCCTCACGCGCTCGATCGAGGTGGCGAGGTCGAACGGGCTCTCCTTCTACGACGGGTGCTACCTGGCGCTCGCGGAGATGGAGGACTGCCTGCTGTGGACGGCGGACGGGGCGCTCCTGGAGAAGGCTCCGAAGAGCACGGTCTCGACGGGGACGCTGCTCGAGGCGTTCGCGGAGACGGGGAGCGAGTGA
- a CDS encoding right-handed parallel beta-helix repeat-containing protein, with protein MMRRSLVVVLFLLCASLAGMSVLPSAQATVLFVGGAGPGNYTTIQDAINASTPGDTVYVYSGTYCGEILVNKALTLRGEGALTTTIDACGSVSAVTILADSVHIRDFTIVNGTDGAPEPPPPPVPVDPGISVIGASDCLISNNVISDNLIGILLWEAHNCVISNNSFSNNTWAIRIRPSEFRYSSEIAIRDNIFRSSTREAIFADSLWQSTITNNTFEDGHGIFLYHSERVEVAHNDLSSEGGGIIVYFSYGNTVTDNTISNPEWTAINIWGSNNLIARNRITNSDWGISLYLSCTNTIRENDIIGNKWGIILYLDEYEYWHPSVGNVFYHNNFVDNTNHACDSGYDNEWDNGYPSGGNYWSDYSGPDEFSGPNQTEPGSDGFGDTPRVVDVCPNFPYEYVTPQHNEDRYPLMEPYVVPQAPPSRPQDLQATAGIARIVLDWHPPRYDGGSPITNYSIYRSYAPGTETLLVEIGNVTTYVDTGLELGKTYHYRVAARNAIGEGARSNEASATVLVALKPPLDLIRVPGFENNTVSWTPPGGGGGSRICGSAGHEDCVREVGNVSSRRSSSGRTGG; from the coding sequence ATGATGAGAAGAAGCCTGGTGGTCGTGCTTTTCCTCCTGTGCGCCTCGTTGGCGGGCATGAGCGTGCTTCCAAGCGCACAGGCAACTGTGCTCTTCGTCGGCGGGGCGGGACCTGGCAACTACACGACTATCCAGGATGCAATCAACGCTTCGACACCAGGGGACACCGTGTACGTGTACAGCGGAACGTACTGCGGAGAGATCTTGGTCAACAAGGCACTCACGCTTCGAGGGGAGGGAGCGCTGACGACGACCATCGACGCTTGCGGAAGCGTGAGCGCTGTGACCATCTTGGCCGATTCAGTGCACATCAGAGACTTCACAATCGTCAATGGGACTGATGGCGCTCCTGAACCACCGCCCCCGCCCGTTCCTGTTGACCCAGGCATTAGTGTCATCGGGGCCTCCGACTGCTTGATTTCCAACAACGTGATCTCTGACAACCTGATCGGCATTCTCTTGTGGGAGGCACACAACTGCGTCATCAGCAACAACAGCTTCAGCAACAACACGTGGGCCATCCGCATCAGACCCTCTGAGTTCCGATACTCGAGTGAGATAGCGATCAGGGACAACATCTTTCGGAGCTCCACCCGTGAGGCCATATTCGCAGACTCCCTGTGGCAAAGCACCATCACAAACAACACATTCGAAGATGGTCACGGCATCTTCCTCTACCATTCGGAAAGAGTCGAAGTGGCGCACAATGATCTCTCCTCGGAGGGAGGTGGAATCATCGTCTACTTCTCCTACGGGAACACAGTCACCGACAACACGATATCCAATCCAGAGTGGACTGCCATCAATATATGGGGCTCGAACAACTTGATTGCCAGGAATCGCATCACCAACAGTGACTGGGGAATCTCTTTGTATCTGTCCTGCACCAACACCATCCGTGAGAACGACATCATAGGGAACAAATGGGGAATCATCCTCTACCTGGATGAGTACGAGTATTGGCATCCGAGTGTGGGGAATGTCTTCTACCACAACAACTTCGTCGATAACACGAATCATGCCTGTGACAGCGGCTACGACAACGAGTGGGACAATGGCTATCCCTCAGGGGGCAACTACTGGAGCGACTACTCGGGTCCTGACGAGTTCAGTGGCCCGAACCAGACGGAGCCAGGCAGCGACGGTTTTGGAGACACACCGCGTGTCGTGGACGTCTGTCCGAATTTCCCCTATGAATACGTCACACCGCAGCACAATGAAGATAGGTATCCCCTGATGGAGCCCTATGTTGTGCCTCAAGCGCCTCCGTCCAGACCCCAAGACTTACAGGCGACAGCTGGAATCGCGCGAATAGTGCTCGATTGGCACCCTCCACGATACGACGGCGGTTCCCCGATCACGAACTACAGCATCTACCGCAGCTATGCTCCAGGTACGGAGACCTTACTGGTCGAAATCGGGAACGTCACGACGTACGTTGACACGGGACTCGAGTTGGGGAAGACATACCACTACCGGGTCGCGGCTAGAAACGCAATCGGCGAGGGGGCTAGGTCGAACGAGGCGAGCGCGACTGTCCTCGTGGCGTTGAAGCCCCCGCTTGACCTGATACGCGTACCCGGGTTCGAGAACAACACGGTGAGCTGGACGCCTCCTGGCGGAGGCGGCGGGTCCAGGATATGCGGTTCCGCAGGTCACGAAGACTGTGTGCGGGAAGTGGGAAACGTTTCATCGAGGCGATCGAGCAGCGGACGAACTGGAGGATGA
- a CDS encoding right-handed parallel beta-helix repeat-containing protein: MRGIAKGRALAFALIMLVSLLAGTSLIPSASAAVLYVGGVGPGNYTTIQAAVDAANPGDTVYVYSGVYKESVSISKPLTLVGRHAETTEIRAENRPTAVFVSESHVEVSGFTIGGSSDKGLVLHRGHDCRFANNTFHGDIQGITLRYSSHNTIEGNAILKGLSGGIRVLYSDANVIQGNSISQKERGIRISYSDGSSILGNVILETDKGIELAYSYDAEIVGNRVSGSGSYGIALFYSGDAQIRANTVSDYGDGILSWYPRRDILITGNLISDNDRGVYAGLASAVQISVTNNRIMGNSIAGIRLLGTHDNLISGNTIGHNVAGVEIDDPRGSNWVYHNNFIENGEHACDDNLNGTWDDGYPSGGNYWDDYTGEDEFSGPYQDRPGRDGIGDTPRVVPPCAPDRGDPADRYPLMRPYAPHSPPVGLYGTLQSDGMPVPLPQEYGLSGIENITVNRKPPGGGGGSRTCSSAGHEDCLPEPGVGVPFSTAFESRVSGTGSIGTSTQTPDWGATWARSDP; encoded by the coding sequence ATGAGAGGGATTGCGAAAGGAAGGGCTCTTGCGTTTGCGCTCATAATGCTCGTCTCGCTCCTCGCGGGCACGAGCCTGATTCCGAGCGCGAGTGCGGCAGTGCTCTACGTAGGTGGGGTTGGTCCGGGAAACTACACGACGATCCAGGCAGCCGTCGACGCCGCGAATCCAGGGGACACCGTCTACGTCTACTCCGGCGTCTACAAGGAGAGCGTCTCAATATCCAAGCCGCTCACATTGGTGGGCAGGCACGCGGAGACGACCGAGATCAGGGCCGAGAATCGCCCAACGGCGGTCTTCGTGTCAGAGTCTCACGTGGAAGTCTCCGGATTCACGATCGGCGGGTCATCGGACAAGGGGCTCGTCCTGCATCGTGGCCATGACTGCAGGTTCGCCAACAACACATTTCACGGGGACATACAGGGGATCACTCTCCGTTACTCGAGTCACAACACGATAGAGGGGAATGCCATCCTGAAGGGTCTCAGTGGTGGCATCAGGGTCCTCTACTCTGACGCCAACGTGATTCAGGGCAACAGCATCTCGCAGAAGGAACGGGGGATCAGAATCTCCTACTCGGACGGCAGCTCCATACTGGGCAATGTCATTCTTGAGACAGACAAGGGAATCGAGCTTGCCTACTCATACGACGCTGAGATCGTCGGCAACCGCGTATCTGGAAGCGGCAGCTACGGGATAGCCCTGTTCTACTCAGGCGATGCCCAGATAAGAGCCAACACCGTCTCGGATTACGGCGACGGAATCTTGAGCTGGTACCCCAGGAGGGACATCCTCATAACCGGCAACCTGATCTCGGACAACGACCGGGGCGTATACGCGGGACTTGCGAGTGCCGTCCAGATATCAGTCACCAACAACAGGATAATGGGGAACTCGATAGCCGGTATCCGCCTGCTAGGCACCCACGACAACCTCATTTCAGGGAATACCATCGGACACAATGTGGCCGGAGTCGAAATCGATGACCCTCGGGGGAGCAACTGGGTGTATCACAACAACTTCATAGAGAACGGAGAACATGCCTGCGACGACAACCTCAACGGCACGTGGGACGACGGATATCCTTCGGGAGGGAACTACTGGGACGACTACACGGGTGAGGATGAGTTCTCAGGGCCGTACCAAGATAGACCCGGGCGAGACGGGATCGGAGACACGCCTCGTGTCGTTCCTCCCTGTGCGCCTGACCGTGGCGACCCTGCAGACAGGTATCCTCTGATGAGGCCCTATGCTCCTCATTCTCCTCCTGTCGGTTTGTATGGCACTCTCCAATCCGATGGAATGCCAGTGCCGCTGCCCCAGGAATACGGGCTTTCGGGAATCGAGAACATCACGGTGAACCGGAAACCACCTGGTGGAGGGGGCGGGTCCAGGACATGCAGCTCCGCGGGTCACGAAGACTGCCTGCCTGAACCAGGCGTGGGGGTTCCCTTTAGCACCGCATTCGAGAGCAGAGTGTCGGGGACTGGTTCCATCGGGACGTCCACCCAGACACCGGATTGGGGGGCGACCTGGGCGCGTTCGGATCCCTAA
- a CDS encoding flavodoxin family protein translates to MSTESRSLRFPPKTHKNRPAHLVRMQVLAINGSPRGSGGVTALILKPFLEGLGNAELIHTKDLDIRPCQGDFACWIRTPGKCHQEDDMRAVLEKIATADVLVLATPLYVDGMSGPLKNLLDRMIPLLEPEFELRGGHCRHALRENVKRGRLVLVSSCGFHELDNFDPLLVHVRAACENLGREFAGALLRPHGWVLRHLLKQGEAQDVLDAARRAGRELVEGDMSAETLTAVSREVVTLEECVRMMNE, encoded by the coding sequence ATGTCTACCGAAAGTAGGAGCCTGCGCTTCCCGCCCAAAACGCACAAGAACCGCCCCGCCCATCTCGTGCGTATGCAAGTCCTCGCGATCAACGGCAGCCCCCGCGGCTCGGGAGGCGTAACCGCCCTGATCCTGAAGCCCTTCCTCGAGGGGCTCGGGAACGCGGAGCTCATCCACACCAAGGACCTGGACATCCGCCCGTGCCAGGGCGACTTCGCCTGCTGGATCCGGACGCCGGGCAAGTGCCACCAAGAAGACGACATGCGCGCCGTCCTCGAGAAGATAGCGACCGCGGACGTCCTCGTCCTCGCGACGCCCCTCTACGTCGACGGCATGAGCGGGCCGCTGAAGAACCTCCTGGACAGGATGATACCCCTGCTCGAGCCGGAGTTCGAGCTCCGCGGGGGGCACTGCCGCCACGCGCTCAGGGAGAACGTGAAGCGGGGCAGGCTCGTCCTCGTCTCCAGCTGCGGCTTCCACGAGCTGGACAACTTCGACCCGCTGCTCGTGCACGTGCGCGCCGCGTGCGAGAACCTGGGCCGCGAGTTCGCAGGCGCCCTCCTCCGCCCGCACGGGTGGGTGCTGAGGCATCTTCTCAAGCAGGGCGAGGCGCAGGACGTGCTCGACGCCGCGAGGCGGGCGGGGCGGGAGCTGGTCGAGGGAGATATGTCGGCCGAGACGCTCACGGCCGTGAGTCGAGAGGTCGTAACCCTCGAGGAGTGCGTGCGGATGATGAACGAGTGA